From Schistocerca cancellata isolate TAMUIC-IGC-003103 chromosome 6, iqSchCanc2.1, whole genome shotgun sequence, a single genomic window includes:
- the LOC126191358 gene encoding store-operated calcium entry regulator STIMATE-like, translating into MNTTNVEVKLDDPHCGKNALTDSLGWFLQILLACLAFTCLILKRFCEPRYERRPWLIWFYDTSKQGMGALVIHLANVYLASTFHGDPCTWYIINFLLDSSVGLLIIYIGIRLSQYLSKVNKWEAINFGEYGKPPSVNAWLAQCCLYVLLMIIVKACITLLIQFGFWNSVRDFILSPITNPKVELALVIFIIPFFVNALIFWVTDNFLMRHTHFKSYKSDKGLLEKVKIRYRKLKRAKRDDSESDVLLSADEELLGANECLQQRLPNATIT; encoded by the exons ATGAATACAACAAATGTTGAAGTGAAGCTGGACGACCCACACTGCGGAAAAAATGCTCTGACTGATTCTCTTGGATGGTTTCTACAGATACTGTTAGCCTGTTTGGCCTTTACGTGCCTTATTT tGAAACGGTTTTGTGAGCCACGGTATGAAAGACGCCCATGGCTTATCTGGTTCTATGATACTTCTAAACAAGGAATGGGAGCATTAGTAATACATCTTGCAAATGTGTATTTGGCAAGCACATTCCATGGTGATCCTTGCACATG gtacataattaattttctcttGGACTCCTCTGTTGGGCTGCTTATAATTTATATAGGCATTCGGCTGTCACAGTATCTATCAAAAGTAAACAAGTGGGAAGCTATTAACTTTGGTGAATATG GCAAACCCCCATCAGTTAATGCCTGGTTAgcacagtgttgcttgtatgtccTGTTGATGATCATAGTAAAGGCATGTATTACCTTGCTGATCCAGTTTGGCTTCTGGAACAGTGTAAGGGATTTCATACTTTCACCAATAACAAATCCGAAGGTGGAGCTGGCCTTAGTTATATTTATCATTCCCTTTTTTGTAAAC GCATTGATATTCTGGGTCACAGACAATTTTCTTATGAGACATACTCATTTTAAAAGCTACAAGAGTGATAAGGGTCTTCTTGAGAAGGTCAAGATAAGATACAGAAAACTGAAAAGGGCAAAACGAGATGATTCAGAATCTGATGTTCTACTGTCTGCAGATGAAGAGCTCTTGGGAGCTAATGAATGTCTCCAACAACGTTTACCAAATGCTACAATCACCTAG